One stretch of Pseudoramibacter sp. DNA includes these proteins:
- a CDS encoding DUF2442 domain-containing protein, protein MSSVPSIVQVIPLDGYVIEVHFQNQCVKHYDMKPLIDTDPEIGPLRDPKLFKGVQISFRDRRRSIFWPGVLKVSAKEIYEGGWITKLPSRQMTAFRRYEEIWGSVFCDLAQTEE, encoded by the coding sequence ATGTCAAGTGTACCATCAATTGTACAGGTGATTCCCCTGGACGGCTACGTGATCGAAGTGCATTTTCAGAACCAATGTGTCAAACATTACGACATGAAGCCGCTCATCGACACCGATCCGGAAATCGGTCCCCTGCGGGATCCGAAGCTTTTCAAGGGGGTTCAGATTTCCTTCCGCGACAGGCGCAGGTCTATTTTCTGGCCTGGCGTTTTAAAAGTCAGCGCCAAAGAAATTTACGAAGGCGGCTGGATCACCAAACTGCCTTCCCGGCAGATGACCGCCTTCAGACGGTACGAGGAAATCTGGGGAAGCGTTTTCTGCGACCTCG